Genomic DNA from Carettochelys insculpta isolate YL-2023 chromosome 15, ASM3395843v1, whole genome shotgun sequence:
GGAGTGCATTAACGAGCACAGAGCAGGAGATAATGAAGAGCCTGGTGATGTTACTGCTGTGCTTCATAACCACAGACATTATCAAGCCATTCAGTGCCTGGCTGAACACGATTACCAGCACCCCAAGTGAGAAGCCATCCAGGAATCCAGCCTCACTGCTGCTCAAGAGATGGACAATCAAGTTCAGCAGGACCCCAAAGAAGTAGAGGAAAAGGTTCTGCAGGGCCAGCGGCAGATCCTGGGTTTTCAGGATGACTTCGGTATAGACAGCAGACAGGCCCGAGATCAGGCAGTACACCGAGATGAGCAGCAAGCCAACCAGGGTGACATGCAGCTGCATCTCAGAGGAGCCGGGGGAGCGCTGCACATCCTGGAGGCCTCCATAGGTGTAGCTCACGCCAGCAGCCGTTAGCAGGAAGAGGGCCAGCCACTTGCGCAGAGTCAGTCTTTGGTGCAGGAACATGCTGTAGAGGAGAGCGGTGCTGCCAATCTTGAGGTTACTCAGGACCTGGTAGGTGCTAGGATCCATGAAGAGCTGCATGTGAACCACCAGGTTGTTGTTGGCAGCATAGAGCAGTGCAgagagggcaaaggggacagcGCAGTGCCATGACAGAGAGACTCCCAGCTGCCTGCggtcccagagcagcagggaaacGAAAGAGAGCGCCAGCTTTGTCAGCTCCGTAAGAACCACAACAGATGATGCGCTGAATGGAATCTTTCCATCCACTTTACAGAGTGTCAGGAGGGGAGCATGAGAGCCATAGATAGCAACAGACAGGACCAGCATCAGTGCCCACAGCACCCTCCTGAGCCCCCCTGTTGCAGGGTTGAGGGCTGAGCCATCAGCACTACCGTTCTCAATAATTATTCCCATGAGGCAATGGATTCCAGCAAGGGGAAaagggcagcagctgcccctttccccggTCAGGGCCTCATGACATGCCAGATCATTCCAGGACAAGATGTGTTTCTAAAAAATCAAGTCACCTTCTTGGAGAGACAGTCCACAAATAGTGTATAGTGAAGAAAAGTCCAACTAGGAAGACACTGAACTATTCATTAGGTGCTCAGTGCAAGGACAGGAACACGTCTGCTCTTCACCATGGAGAGAAATTGAGTTTTCCCTAGGGATTGGATAAAGTACATTTCTGGGACAGGAGATTTGATACATACAGGATGTAAAAAGAGCACGTGAGATGATCTGACAGCCATCCTTCCAGTCTGCTGGGAGAAAGGTatgataaaaacaaacaaacaaacaaaacagagagATAGGCAGTTGTCAACTTTCAGATTTTGAAGCTTACAAGCACTGGACCACTGAAATCAGCTGGTGCTACCTTTGGGGAATTCTGATTAATACTCCTTTGTAATCAGACCTGCTGATATTTCACACTGATCTGGCACCGCATACATTTCACAGTTGTCCAAAATGACACATATAGCTGCAGTCCCAGGAGCCCTTTAAAATCATGCCAAAGTTGTACAGGATGTCAAAGATGAGAAAAGCGGTTTCTGGAGTGCACAGTGGTCCTCAGAATTCCCCTCTAGTCTGGTCCCTTCCTCAGTGAGCTGATATAGTCTCGGATTGTCTTTTCGACATTGGGAACGGCATAGGCCTGAGCTGCATATATTCCAGTGCAAGTTCCAAATACAAATCCTAGGACGGCTGAAGATCGGAGTTTGGCTACAATGTAACCCGCTAGAAACCCTTTGAGAAACGGAGATGCCAGCAGAGAACCATCCTGCAGagacaaaggaggaaaaaaaaaaaaaggatgaaataGTTCCGTCGACAAAAGCGTATCTTACAAAAGCGTATCTTACTGCACAAACCTTGCCTGAAAGACATTGTTGCCTTCTTCCACTGATTTCCCTAGACTGCTGTTGCCAAGCTTGAGTAATGTTATCACCAGACAAGAAGGTAATTACAAGCTTGGTATTTTGCCAAGAAAAGCAAGTGATGCCCAGCATTCCCCAGAGACAGGCTACAGGACCATTCCAGAACATCACCATTAGTTGGGAGATTAACCTAGAGCTAACGCATTAAAGAAGTCCAGCTTTACCTGGCCCACTCCAGCCTGCACCTCGTCTTCCACGCGCTGCTGCAAGCGTTCCAGCTGAGACTTCAGAAAAGCAAGATCCTTCAGCTTGGGCCGGGAGTCCTGCACATTGAAAACACACTCAACGCTGCGCACAAAGGAGCAATCCTGGAACTTCCTGACCCGGAGCCTAAAGCCCTTGACTGTGGCACAGCAGCGAGGCCCTGTTGGAGGGAGCGACAAGCCACACCCGGGATTGAACGGCCCAAACCACGTTTTAGGTGGATGGCTCTTTGAAATAagtcgccccgcccccccgggggcaCGTGCAGAGGCGAGcaactccccgcccccccgggggcaCGTGCAGAGGCgagcagctccccgcccccccccccgagggcaCGTGCAGAGGCgagcagctccccgccccccccccgagggCACGTGCAGAGGCgagcagctccccgccccccccccgggggcacGTGCAGAGGCgagcagctccccgcccccccccgggggcaCGTGCAGAGGCGAGCAGCTCCCCGCCCCGCGCGCACGGGAGCTGGGCTCGCTCATTTCCAGTGCGAAGGGCGCGGCCCTGTGCCCGCTACCGCCGGGAGCCGCACACACGTGGGGGCGGCCGTGGGCCGGGTCCGGGGAACTCCCGCCAGCGGGGCCCGGGGGCAGCGCGCTGCGACTCGCAGGAGGCCGGGCGGGTGCCGCTTCCTTGGCTCAGGCCGGCCTGAGGCGGGCACCAGCCACGGCGCGACCCAGGCTCCCGGCGCCCCTCACCTTATCATCCGCCATCTTCGGGCCCGAGCCACCCTTCGCACATGCGCATTGGTAGCCGAGAAAGGCGCCGAGCGTCACGTGACGCTACCAACTCAATAGAAAGGCGGGAAGGCGCAGTAGTCGCCATCTTTAAAGAGGGCGGAAGCGCTTCGCCCCAACCGGAAATCCCAGGCCAGAGCCGCCCCCTCTTTCAGGCCGCAACGTCAGGGCTGGCGCGCGGGGCTGGAGGCGCGTCACGCGCCCCTGTCTCGTCACGGGTCCCGCGCTACGTCACTGACTGCCCTCATCACGTCACCTGTCCCCCGCCTCGTTTCCCTTCTGGCCCGTGGGCGGTGCCCGCTGCCTCCCGCCTCTCAGGAGTTCCTCTGGGGC
This window encodes:
- the SLC35A4 gene encoding putative UDP-sugar transporter protein SLC35A4: MGIIIENGSADGSALNPATGGLRRVLWALMLVLSVAIYGSHAPLLTLCKVDGKIPFSASSVVVLTELTKLALSFVSLLLWDRRQLGVSLSWHCAVPFALSALLYAANNNLVVHMQLFMDPSTYQVLSNLKIGSTALLYSMFLHQRLTLRKWLALFLLTAAGVSYTYGGLQDVQRSPGSSEMQLHVTLVGLLLISVYCLISGLSAVYTEVILKTQDLPLALQNLFLYFFGVLLNLIVHLLSSSEAGFLDGFSLGVLVIVFSQALNGLIMSVVMKHSSNITRLFIISCSVLVNALLSVLLFRLQLTAFFFLAVLLIGLAVHLYYSVR
- the LOC142021048 gene encoding SLC35A4 upstream microprotein, which codes for MADDKDSRPKLKDLAFLKSQLERLQQRVEDEVQAGVGQDGSLLASPFLKGFLAGYIVAKLRSSAVLGFVFGTCTGIYAAQAYAVPNVEKTIRDYISSLRKGPD